CTCCACCAGGCTTTGCAGCCTCCGAAGGCAAGCCCCGTCGCTGCACCGCGCCGGTCATGCGCCGACGGTTGGCCCCCGGCCGCGCACGTGCCGCCGCGGACACGGCCCCGGCCGCTCGTGCATGGCCCTGATCATCCAGCTGGGGAGAGCCGAACTGCACGCCTTTCTCCGTGCCCTGCCCTCCGATCGCTTTCCCACGCTGGTCGCCCTCGGCCAACACGTGTGGGTCGACGACCGCGACGAACGCTTCACCACCGGTCTGGCCACCATCCTGCACGGCCTCGATACCACCAGGCCCCTGGCCGGCGGCGACGCGACGCCCGACCAGCGCTGAGCTGGGACGGTCGGCGCCGCCTTCCCCACGAACAGCTCAGGCCCGTCCAGGTTCCCCGGACTCCGTCAGTGAGGCGACACTGGTCCGGAGGGGAGTTTGCGATGCGCAGGCTCATCCGCCGGAGTTCCGGCCCCGTGCTGACCGGCCGGCCCAGTCCGGGGGCAAGCCGCACTCCGAGCCGGCGCGTGATCCTCGTATCTCAGCGTCCTGACCGCGC
This genomic window from Actinospica robiniae DSM 44927 contains:
- a CDS encoding TetR/AcrR family transcriptional regulator C-terminal domain-containing protein, which encodes MALIIQLGRAELHAFLRALPSDRFPTLVALGQHVWVDDRDERFTTGLATILHGLDTTRPLAGGDATPDQR